One Apium graveolens cultivar Ventura unplaced genomic scaffold, ASM990537v1 ctg8135, whole genome shotgun sequence genomic window carries:
- the LOC141704697 gene encoding uncharacterized protein LOC141704697, with amino-acid sequence MANQLESLMESIKSKVRSLKKKKAKKPYLKMEKSSSVKVEIRSRKARKLIEKNLKAADSVIAKRGVF; translated from the coding sequence ATGGCGAACCAGCTAGAGAGTTTGATGGAGTCGATAAAATCGAAGGTACGTTCGTTAAAGAAGAAGAAAGCCAAGAAGCCGTATTTGAAGATGGAGAAAAGCTCGAGTGTTAAAGTGGAGATCAGAAGCAGAAAAGCTCGAAAGCTCATTGAAAAGAACCTTAAAGCTGCGGATAGTGTTATAGCTAAACGTGGGGTGTTctag